A window of the Oryza brachyantha chromosome 5, ObraRS2, whole genome shotgun sequence genome harbors these coding sequences:
- the LOC102711069 gene encoding endo-1,4-beta-xylanase 1-like produces MARTQEVPFGVNLIGNGWAPLGASTTLSEEHVVEQDQAVLPAVDGIGEREERRYVLAARRDGEDDGLRHAVPAGALVPRVTYRVAGWVAVQGGDGGGCAGAEVGHVVRVSLRVGDGGGFRLLDCGAVCAGVAGGWVEIKGAFRLKETPAGEVAVHVHGAPAGVDVKVMDLRVFAEDRKARFKQLREKTDKVRKRDVVLKFGGAAGVAASMSGATVRVVQMDAAFPLGTCINGSVIQDPSFVDFFTNNFDWAVFENELKWYWTEAQRGQLNYRDADALLDFCERHGKPARGHCIFWAVDGDVQQWVKDLGRDDLASAVHGRLNGLLSRYAGHFRHYDVNNEMLHGRFYRDRLGDDAAALMFREAARLDPAAQLFVNDYNVECANDPNATPEKYIELITALQRGGAAVGGIGLQGHVSNPSGEVICDALDRLATTGLPVWITELDVSEADVSLRADDLEVVLREAYAHPAVAGVVLWGFMQGRMWRQDAALVDADGGVNEAGQRLVNLRREWMSDARGSVDGVGSFRFRGYHGTYVVEVTTASGKTLKTFAVDKGETSLVVDMQI; encoded by the exons ATGGCTCGCACTCAGGAGGTCCCGTTCGGCGTGAACCTGATCGGGAATGGCTGGGCGCCGCTGGGCGCGAGCACGACGCTGTCGGAGGAGCACGTAGTCGAGCAGGATCAGGCCGTGCTCCCGGCCGTGGACGGCATCGGCGAGCGCGAGGAGCGCAGGTACGTCCTTGCGGCGCGCcgtgacggcgaggacgacgggcTGCGGCACGCGGTCCCGGCGGGCGCGCTCGTGCCCCGCGTCACGTACCGTGTCGCCGGGTGGGTCGCCGTGcagggtggcgacggcggcggctgcgccggcgccgaggtcGGCCACGTGGTGCGTGTCAGCCTCCgcgtgggcgacggcggcgggttTCGGCTGCTCGACTGCGGCGCGGTGTGTGCCGGCGTGGCCGGCGGCTGGGTGGAGATCAAGGGCGCGTTCCGGCTGAAGGAGACCccggccggcgaggtggcggtACACGTCCACGGCGCGCCCGCCGGCGTTGACGTGAAGGTGATGGACCTCCGTGTGTTCGCGGAGGACCGGAAGGCGAGGTTCAAGCAGCTCAGGGAGAAGACTGACAAG GTTCGCAAGCGCGACGTCGTCCTCAAgttcggcggcgcggccggagTAGCCGCGAGCATGTCCGGCGCCACCGTCCGGGTGGTGCAGATGGACGCCGCCTTCCCGCTGGGCACCTGCATCAACGGCTCGGTGATCCAGGACCCCAGCTTCGTCGACTTCTTCACCAACAACTTCGACTGGGCCGTCTTCGAGAACGAGCTCAAGTGGTACTGGACGGAGGCGCAGCGCGGCCAGCTCAACTaccgcgacgccgacgcgctgCTCGACTTCTGCGAGCGCCACGGCAAGCCAGCGCGCGGCCACTGCATCTTCTgggccgtcgacggcgacgtgcaGCAGTGGGTCAAGGACCTCGGCCGCGACGACCTCGCCTCGGCGGTGCACGGCCGCCTCAACGGCCTCCTGTCCCGCTACGCCGGCCACTTCCGCCACTACGACGTCAACAACGAGATGCTGCACGGCCGCTTCTACCGCGACcggctcggcgacgacgccgccgcgctcatGTTCCGCGAGGCCGCGCGGCTGGACCCGGCGGCGCAGCTCTTCGTCAACGACTACAACGTCGAGTGCGCCAACGACCCCAACGCGACGCCGGAGAAGTACATCGAGCTGATCACCGCGctccagcgcggcggcgcggcggtgggcggcaTCGGCTTGCAGGGGCACGTCTCGAACCCGTCGGGCGAGGTCATCTGCGACGCGCTCGACAGGCTCGCCACGACGGGGCTGCCCGTCTGGATCACCGAGCTGGACGTGAGCGAGGCCGACGTGTCCCTCCGCGCCGACGACCTGGAGGTGGTGCTCCGCGAGGCGTACGCGCACCCGGCCGTGGCCGGCGTCGTGCTGTGGGGGTTCATGCAGGGCCGCATGTGGCGCCAGGACGCGGccctcgtcgacgccgacggcggcgtcaaCGAGGCCGGGCAGAGGCTGGTGAATCTCCGGAGGGAGTGGATGTCGGACGCGCGCGGAAgcgtcgacggcgtcggcaGTTTCAGGTTCAGGGGGTACCACGGCACGTACGTCGTGGaggtgacgacggcgtcggggaAGACGCTCAAGACGTTCGCCGTGGACAAAGGGGAGACCTCGCTTGTGGTGGACATGCAAATTTAA
- the LOC102711350 gene encoding stromal 70 kDa heat shock-related protein, chloroplastic, protein MATTTFPTSTPFFAHQGRRRPSPSVSARTAAAAVYGRGGGRRWRPLRVACEKVVGIDLGTTNSAVAAMEGGKPTIVTNAEGARTTPSVVAYTKAGDRLVGQIAKRQAVVNPENTFFSVKRFIGRKMNEVDEESKQVSYRVIRDDNGNVKLDCPAIGKQFAAEEISAQVLRKLVDDASKFLNDKVTKAVITVPAYFNDSQRTATKDAGRIAGLEVLRIINEPTAASLAYGFEKKNNETILVFDLGGGTFDVSVLEVGDGVFEVLSTSGDTHLGGDDFDKRVVDWLAGNFKNDEGIDLLKDKQALQRLTEAAEKAKMELSSLTQTNISLPFITATADGPKHIETTLTRAKFEELCSDLLDRLRTPVDNALRDAKLSFKDIDEVILVGGSTRIPAVQDLVKKMTGKDPNVTVNPDEVVALGAAVQAGVLSGDVSDIVLLDVTPLSLGLETLGGVMTKIIPRNTTLPTSKSEVFSTAADGQTSVEINVLQGEREFVRDNKSLGSFRLDGIPPAPRGVPQIEVKFDIDANGILSVSAVDKGTGKKQDITITGASTLPKDEVEKMVEEAEKFAKEDKEKRDAIDTKNQAESVIYQTEKQLKELGDKVPGDVKGKVEAKLTELKDAVAGGSTQTMKDALAALNQEVMQLGQALYSQQGAPGAGPTPGADAGAGGGSAGPSEKPGGEEGDVIDADFTDSQ, encoded by the exons ATGGCGACCACGACCTTCCCCACCTCGACGCCCTTCTTCGCCCACcagggccgccgccggccgtcccCGTCCGTCTccgcccgcaccgccgccgcggcggtgtacgggcgcggcgggggccGGAGGTGGCGCCCGCTGCGCGTGGCGTGCGAGAAGGTGGTCGGGATCGACCTCGGGACCACCAACTCCGCGGTGGCGGCCATGGAGGGCGGCAAGCCCACGATCGTCACCAACGCCGAGGGCGCCCGGACcacgccgtcggtcgtcgcctaCACCAAGGCCGGCGACCGGCTGGTGGGCCAGATCGCCAAGCGCCAGGCGGTCGTCAACCCGGAGAACACCTTCTTCTCCGTGAAGCGCTTCATCGGCCGCAAGATGAACGAGGTCGACGAGGAGTCCAAGCAGGTCTCCTACCGCGTCATTAGGGACGACAACGGGAACGTCAAGCTCGACTGCCCCGCCATTGGCAAGCAGTTCGCCGCCGAGGAAATCTCCGCGCAG GTACTTAGGAAGCTTGTGGATGATGCATCAAAGTTCTTGAATGACAAAGTCACAAAGGCAGTGATCACAGTCCCTGCATATTTTAATGACTCGCAAAGGACAGCAACAAAAGATGCTGGCCGGATTGCTGGTTTGGAAGTTCTCCGAATCATAAATGAGCCCACTGCCGCATCATTGGCATATGGGTTTGAGAAGAAGAACAACGAAACCATTCTTGTTTTTGACCTGGGAGGAGGCACATTCGATGTTTCAG TTcttgaagttggtgatggagtTTTTGAGGTGCTGTCTACATCAGGTGACACTCACCTTGGTGGTGATGACTTTGACAAG AGAGTTGTTGATTGGCTAGCAGGAAACTTCAAGAACGATGAGGGCATTGACCTACTAAAAGACAAGCAGGCCTTGCAGCGTCTTACAGAAGCAGCTGAGAAGGCAAAGATGGAGCTCTCATCCTTGACCCAAACAAATATTAG CTTACCGTTCATTACAGCTACTGCTGATGGGCCCAAGCATATTGAGACTACTCTTACCAGGGCTAAATTTGAGGAGCTATGTTCAGATCTTCTTGACAG ATTGAGGACCCCTGTGGACAATGCCCTCAGAGACGCAAAATTGTCGTTTAAAGATATTGATGAGGTGATTCTCGTGGGTGGCTCCACCAGAATTCCAGCAGTACAGGATCTTGTGAAGAAAATGACAGGAAAGGACCCCAATGTGACTGTTAACCCTGATGAGGTTGTTGCACTTGGAGCAGCTGTTCAG GCAGGAGTGTTGTCTGGTGATGTGAGCGACATTGTTCTTCTTGATGTAACACCACTTTCTCTGGGATTGGAGACACTGGGTGGTGTCATGACCAAGATTATCCCAAGGAACACAACATTGCCCACTTCCAAGTCAGAGGTGTTTTCAACCGCTGCTGACGGCCAGACTAGTGTGGAAATCAATGTCCTCCAAGGAGAAAGAGAGTTTGTCAGGGATAACAAATCTCTTGGTAGCTTCCGGCTTGATGGAATTCCTCCTGCTCCACGGGGTGTTCCACAAATCGAAGTTAAGTTTGACATCGATGCCAATGGTATCCTGTCTGTCAGTGCTGTGGACAAGGGTACTGGAAAGAAGCAGGACATTACAATAACTGGAGCCAGCACACTGCCAAAGGATGAG GTGGAGAAGATGGTTGAAGAAGCAGAGAAGTTTGCCAAGGAGGacaaagagaagagagacgCAATCGACACCAAGAACCAGGCAGAGTCTGTCATCTACCAGACAGAGAAGCAGCTGAAGGAGCTGGGTGACAAGGTCCCAGGCGACGTGAAGGGTAAGGTTGAGGCGAAGCTGACGGAGCTCAAGGACGCGGTCGCAGGAGGCTCGACGCAGACGATGAAGGATGCTCTCGCTGCTCTGAACCAGGAAGTGATGCAGTTGGGGCAGGCCCTCTACAGCCAGCAGGGCGCCCCCGGAGCAGGACCTACCCCGGgagccgacgccggcgccggcggcggctctgcTGGCCCGTCCGAGAAACCAGGAGGCGAGGAAGGCGATGTCATCGATGCTGACTTCACAGACAGCCAATGA